CGCTCACGGGTGCATAATGCTGCCCCCTCACTAAAAGCACAAGCTCAGCTCGCCCAGGCAGGCGGTCACCAGACCGGGCTCCATGGTGATGGGAAATGAATGGGCTGAAGTGCAGAGTCAGACCTGCTGACATGCCCCATTCACTGCTCTTTAGAGAAGCACCGTGTCAGCTCGTGACCTTTATTTGGGGAACACAGCGCGCGGTGGGAGATGGGAACGCTAACTAGGGGGAGGCTAAAGGGCAGGACCCCACTGCTGGTCCTACAGGTTCCAGTTTTGCCACTTGAcatcagcaggagcagggctgggcccaGCCAGCCCACAGACACCTTCAGTTTGACCCACAGTCACTGAATGTGGTGTGTATCCAACACTGGCTTGGTGGTGTGTAACCTGCAGGCCTTACAAaggggaaagtgggaaaaaatttTAGCTAAGGGGTATGTTTAGATAGGCTCTTTAAGGCAAGTGAATAGAGCAACTGGAATGAGGAAGCTTAGTGCCTTTTAGGAGAGCAGCTATGCCTTTCTTTCCCTGTGGTGCTTATGATCTAAAGAAGGGGAAGAGACTACTGAGTGGACTTTGCTGAGGGCAGGGACCTACTTCGAGTTCCCACCTTTACTTTGTGGCCTTTGACAACTTAGAAACTTCTccatgctgcagagaaaggagccagacctcccagaagctgctgctcaAAGGGGTCAATTTTCATTAAGTCAGTGTCCTTGTTCTTGGCTGACTCCTCTTGTGAGGACTGTAAAGGCAACGCAGGATTGAATGAAGGAGCCCATAATCTGTACAAGCCAGCAGGGTATGTGCATCTCTGCCTACCCCCTCTGCTGAGCCTCTTGGAAGGGCTAAACACTGCAGGTAGCAAAGGAAAGAGCTCAAGGGGAGAATAGCAGCTGCTGAGTTGCTGAGGTTCAGGACTTGGGAAATTTTCCTCCAGTAGACTGGGCAAGCAGAGAAATGAGATGCCAGATCTGACCCCTAATTTCCATGGTCAGGGCTGTGCCCTCCCTGTAAAAGCTTTGCAGCCTAAGAAATGTCTTAGACCACTGCTCTtttgaaaaaaagcaaataattagTGAGAAACTGTGCTGAAAGGGGCAAAAGAGCAAGAGCTACCTGCACAGCAACTATACTGACCCCCTTATGATGAGGGATCACACTTCATACAACCCAGCTGCAATTTGCAGTGTTGTGCAAGGTAATTTGAGTTCCTGCTTCCTTGGAAACACAAGGGTCTGTCTTTCAGAAACCTCAGCTCTTGTGTCTATATCTGCATCCTCAGTGTTTTATCTTTCACTGTTGTGTTTTTCTGCCTCTCTTCTAAACGGCTGCAGCAAAGGATGGTGTGCTGCCTGGGGGCTCTGGGTAGGTTTGGGCAGGATGGGCAGGTCTgcatccttcccttctctgttTGGTTAATGCTCTTTTTAAATGGGAACCTCTTCCAGAATTGTTGTTCGCCTTCCTTGCTTGTAACACTGGACAAGAAAGACTCTTacagccaaggaaaaccagagcAGAGAGAGCCCTTGTCTGGGAGATGTTTTGTGTACAAGCTACCAGGAGCCTGTCAGTACATGCTGGAAGACAAACCTGTTTCTCTTCACAGACCTCTGATGCTTGACAATGGGATCTCAGCTCCACCAGTGTCCAAGTTCAGCCGGCACTTGTCTGCAGAGCCCCTCCACGACCCCTATTTCATACAGTCGGTAGGTTCACCCCAGCCTCCGAGCTCTGGGCGATGGCTTTGGCCAGGGGCGAAAATGTTTGAAGCAACAGTAGGGATTATGGAGTAAGTCATTTGGCAAGAGGTTGGCAGTGAAGAGATGAGGTTTGCCAAGCTGGGTGACATTTTAACTCCTTCAGCTCCCCAGTTTCAGGGATGCCtgcatgagggaggccatgagCTTTGGTGGGGAAAGGCAGACCCTGCACACTGAACTCTCCATGTTGTTATCACAGCCTGGATCATCTCgagggaagagaagaagaagtgGGTTATAGAAGTCAGTATTATGATCTTTCTGACCAGACCTGGATTTTTGTAGCCTCTGAGGGATCCCCACCATCAGCAGAGCAGACACCAGACACTTCTGTCATGCAGTTAAAATATGTGAGCTGGCATGAGAGGCTCATACTGCCCTGTTGGGCTGTGTTGGATCTTTCCCTCCAGAGGAAGCTGAGCAGTCTAGGCAAATTGTCAAACATGGTAAAACCCTTTGGTTGCTGACACTTCACAGGGTTTATTTCACACCTCTACCTCTATGCGGTTGGTAGTGAGAGGAAATTATAATGCTGCATAGGAGGTAAAAGCTTTCTTGGTTTCTGTACAGGGAGGACTCAAGGTCCCATTGAATAAACCCTAACCATCTCAGATAGGGCCTTGGACTTGTTTTGGGGTCAGAAGGATAAATCTATATGGTTTTTGCTCTCCTCTTAGCCATCAACAGAGCCTGCCTCTTGCTTAAACAGCCCTGCAATTGCTGGAGGACCCATCATATCTGATGTTACTGAAGCATCCCCTTCCAACATCATGAATATGCAATCCCCTCCTGAAAATGACAGGTAAACTTGCTTGTGATTAAAAACAGGGAGAGTTGGGTATGAGCATGCCTATGCAACTCTTCACAAGAGTTTTTCGTGGCTGTAATTCTACCCAAGTTTCTGTCTGATTCACAAATCTCTATAGAGATATGGGATGGAATACTTCTTTACAGCTTGCAAAGTGGGTCAGATTTTCAGGATTAGAGGGGGGTAATAACAGCATAACTTTCAAAACAAAGTCCTGAGTTTCATGCCGAAAACTTCCACTCACCTCTTTGAGCAATATTCCATGTTTCTTTATATTTTGTCCTCAAGACAGGGACTTTCTCACACTTAATCAAATAATGAGATACTAACACTTGTTGGGTTtgttgagagagagagaaaggagggtTTCCTTTTGGCTTTGGCAAAGAAGAAACAATCAAATTCTACATCTATCTGCTAATGAGAACAGAAAGGTTGCATCACAACAACTTCCGATGTTTGACAACTTTTCTGTGAAAAGGCCCCAGTAACTTAAGAACTGAATGCAGAGGTATTTTAATGCTTATCTCTTCCTGCCACAGACATGCAGTGTATTTAGGGCTAGTAGCAGAATAGCTAAAGCTATGTCAGTGGAAAGTAAGTAGACAGATGAATCATGGAAACAGTTTCTCAGGCTTAGAGGTAAGGCAGTTATACTCTAGAAATTGCCTGTAAATCTGTTGCATAATTGAAACCATAGCCATAAAATTAACTAGAAGCATGTAAAGAgcttcagattaaaaaaaaacaacccaaaaaaccaagcCTGGAAGCCATTTCTAAAGCAGAAAATCTTGAATATAACTTTCAAGTTAAGTTGCTTATTTCTACTAATTACTGAGTGCCATCTGGTGGCTTCTGATCTGTGCTGTGTCTGCACAACTTGGGCATCTGAGCCAGCCATGGCCCTAATCAGCTCAGGTGTGGTACTTCCTAAATCAGCTGAGCTTCTGGTAGGAGTTTGGGACCCATGAGACGAGAAGATGATCTGAAAGGAATGTTGAGGAAAGCGCTGTAGTGTCACATACCATCCCTGTTGATCTCTGTGCCTTTGTCACTTTGGCTCCAGCTGTGCAGGTTCACAGGGAGCTGTAAAGTCCCCTAAAGTAACACAGAGTAGGTTTTTACACACAAAATGCTTCTAAACAAAACTTCATTGTCATTTGTCCATCTGGAGATAACATGGAGTGCCTCTCCCAATGGAAAAAGGCAAATCTCTGCTTCCAACCAAGTAAAACATCTGACTAGGACTGTCAGATCTCAATAACTTCTGTTCAAGTCCTGCAGGGCCACAAGATCCTGAGCTGTCTCACTGGGATCTCTAGAGTGCTTGCTGGTCCAATCCTAACTCCTGCATGTGATGGTCTTACTGATCCCGTTCCTGTCTCTAGGATGAGACTTTTCTATTTCGGGGGAATCTCTCTAGCCCAGTGACCCTTTAACCTGTCCCTAACACTCACCCAAGAAATGATCAGTGCATGGAAATGTATCTTCCATATTTGCAAAACAATCGAACGGAGCAAATTCATTATAGCTGTGACTGATGAAGTGACTGCAGATACTCCAGCTGAGCATGTTTCTGGAGCttgctgaaaagaaagagaggctGCTGGCTTCTTTTGCCCATCTGAGGAAATGGAAAGACCTTCTGGGGCAGTTTGATGGGAAGTGGAAGCAATGCCTTGtgctcctgcccttcccagtaGCACGAGGCctttgcagagcagctgtgtgtgGTGCCAAGCCttgtctctgctgcagggagaAGTGCCTCATGCTGATCAAGGAAGAGCCAGTCAGCCCTGGAGTGAAACCCAGCGTGGAGCCCGAtgtgcccctgcccggctgccgGGCCTGCTCCGAGCCCCCGGTGCTGCCGGTGGCCATGGTTCAGTCTGTCCTGGAAGGCAAAGGCAGCTGTGGTGCAGCCCCACCAGGGACCTCCCAACCACCTGAGAGGAGAGGCAGAAGGGCACTGCTGGACAGGtgaggagagcagggagagctgtggcCCTGCCTGCTCATGGCCCTCTCCTCCCATTcccagggtggggagggagggtggcTTCGAGTTGCCAAGTGCAGCCTGGTGAGCTCCATCCTGTACCTGTGGCACCTGCCAGAGGACCCTTGAATCCCAGGGGACAGTTCACAGAGGTAGGGGCATGTGGATCACTTGCCTGAAGGGCCCAGCAGAGGAAGAGCTGTCAGAGGTTGTGCATCAGagctgtgagagcaggaagaggCTTTTTGCATTGAGAGGGATTTGCCCAAGGTCCGAGTGACAGCTGGAGCCCAGACCAGCATGTGTGTCTGCAGGCCTGCTGCGGACTGTGCTAACCCTGCTGGGGGGATTGGCACTGTGTCATTAGGCTCAGCCCCAGGGTGGTCCCAGTGAGCCACTTCTGGAGCTGTGCTCTGAGACTGAAATCCCAACAGCACCCGTGTCGTGGGGGAGTGTCCAGGAGACCTCaccagcagaaggaaagcatGGTGCAGCTGGGGGGATGATGTGGAACTTAACTTCAGTTCACTCTCGATAGCAACTGCAGCCATGTAaggaggactgggagggagggaaacccAAAACACTCAATAGAGTTATCAGAAAAGCCTCCATTTTCCTTTAAGTCCTTACAGAGAATGAAATTCCTCCTTCTGAACCCACTGGATGCTTAAAAACATATtactagaagaaaaagaatcctttttttaaagacttgattttaagataaatttttaatagtttttgAGGGGTTTAATAACAGCAGGGCCTCACCGTTGCTCATTTAGCTGAATGTCTCCAGTAAATGCAGCCTGCAGGGTGAATGCTTGCAGCTAAAAGTCACTCCTTTAAAAAGCATTAGTTACCAGTAATTCAGGCATCTTGGACCAAGGAGAATGGCAATGCAGCCTGTTCTGGTTCCAAGTACATCTCTAAAAAGATTTCTTCTAAGGAAAGCTTTAATTTTCCCAGTGTTGACGAGATGTGCACAGACTATCCGTCCCCCAACCACATGTCACCCAGGAGAGGGGTTGTCGTACTTGTTTTACCATCTGCCCAGTCCCCTGTGTGCTCTGCCGAGTTGTACTTCTGGGATTAAACCAAGTTACATGGCATAAATCCAGGCTGACAGTGGGCTCTTGATTTTCAAAATGAGATTTAAACATAAACATCCTTCTGGAAGGCTGCTCAGTCCTGCTTTCTGTATGTATCTGTGCAAGTTTCCTTCGTGGCAATATTTCCCCTTGTGTTTTCTCAGAACAGATATTTCAGACCCGTTGGAGGGCACCGACTGGAGCCTAgaagggctgcagctgctgctgaggagccAGCAGTACAGCCTGGAGCCTGCCAGCCTCTTGGATGTGAGTGTTGCTGGGAGGGCTGCATCAAACAGAGCTGTGAAGTTCACAGAGGTTCCTTTGGGCTGTGAATCAGGTTGTGCTGCTTGTTCTCGTGTGGCATTTTATCTGCCACATGTAGCCTTTGGAGTCACAGCTCTGTTTTGACCTGCTCATAAGATTTCAGCTTTAAATtacgcttttttttttctaaatatgcATATTTGAACTTCTAGGAGTTCACACAAAACACAGTGCATTTGGTAAAGAAATCAACATGAGACTTGACACATTTATGTAAAATAGGTTTAATATGACTCTCTAGCTAGTTTGGTAATTGCTTTGTAGGGGTTAATTTATTTTGTGCATATTCTACATCTTAGATATTCCTAGACTGTGTTTAGCTTTTCCtaccttccccttttcctcatATTCTGGGAAGTGTAGCCAATGTAAAATTCTCTCTCTGCTGAGGTATTTGTCAGTCTCAGTGGTCACCTTTCTTTAGAAATGGATGGTGGCCTTTTTCTTAAGCAGACATGCAGAAATAGGAAGGTTTGTTTATTTCTCTGTTGTTGTACATATAGTTGGTATATGAAAGGTTTTTGCCAATAATCAAATAACTCTGTATGTAAGGAAAGAATTGATATGTCAAATACATGCTCCCTTGAGGAGGTGCTCCAGATAGAGGCACATTGTGAGCTTGCGTGGataaacagaatgaaaaaacattaaaaaaaaatcaatcttaTTCTCTTCAAGTCAGTTCCCAAGTGTCTGTGGTTGAGTTTGACTTTACAGAGAGCTTTTCTAATGGCCTGCTCTATCACTGACTGTtggtttctgtttcttgtttctCATTAGGAAGTGTTTTCCTGTTACTGACacacttctctctctctctgtgcaaCTTATGTCACAAGAGTGAGAATGAATCATAAAACTGGCCCCAGatcaacagctccttttcccaAATTGCTCAGACTTCTCAAGAAATTGCCACCAAAGCCCTGATGCAACAGTAACCTGCCCTCTGCTACTCAGTTTtggaatgcttttaaaaatcgtATGAATCTGGGAGTGTCCTAGGACTCAAGAGCAGCAGAAAAGGGCTTtgatttgtgtgtgtgcagcaaCACTAAGAGCTGCCCTGGTTTGTGACAGGACTGTGGCATGGGGTGTCTGTGCTGTCCCTcccctggcaggcagcagggCTCTTGGACCAGCACAAGAgcccacagcccagcagggctgcaccctccagcaggcaggggagggcatgagaaaaacaaaccattaCACCTTTCAGAGCCCTAACTGTATTTTTCTCCCAACAGGTCTTTAATCCCAATTTATCTTTGAGTGAGTGGAATTTGACTGAAATGGAAGCCAGTCTGCCCCCGGTAAGAGATGTGAGTTTCTGAGATATGGTAATAAAAATCATAGAAACACCAGAAcggccagggctggaggcagccttAATGTTCATcctgttccaacccccctgcgatgggcagggacgccttcccCTAGATCGCCTTGCCTAAATAATAATGGAACCACAAAGCAGAGCTTGTGCACAACTGAGGAAGTTATTTCGTAACCAGAGGGGAGAGTGGGCTAAAGCATAGCACGTAGGCATCTCCTGAGGGCAGCATGAGAGTGTTGTATTATACTCTTGACCTGTTTTTCCCACTCAGCCAGGCCTTGTCTGGAGACAAGCTCTGACTGACTGTTGGTGTCCTGGAGTCTTTAATTGCAACTGGCTGCTCTAAACTTTCTCTTAGTGTGAATGTCACATCCTACTAATACCATAGATTTATAAAGTGTCTTTGTGCCAAAGCTCTTTATAAAATATGCCTTTACAAAGTGCAGCCATCCCTGTACGTTTCAGGGGCAGTAAAATTCCATGCAATTGGAACAGAGGTTCCTGCATGCCCGTACATGAAGAAACAAGGAGAAATTGTTTGGCAGTATTTGTTTGGAATTGATAATGAAACAGACAGAAACAGCAGGTTTAATAAACAGTGAAGGAAACCATAGACTCACAGAAGCATTTGGGTTGGAATTGTTGCATGGCTGggttctttttcctttgtgatgGAGGATGAATTTTCAGAGCCCTCACTGACAACCAAGTTGGGCAAAGGCTTGGATGGTTCTGCCATCTCTACAGATGGACAAGCCAAGTGTAATCTACTCTAATGAAATGCAAAAGGTCCCTAAGCCTCCTTCATGGTGTCAACATCCTTTTTAGGTTTTAATAATTTTGAATTTACTAGGTAATTCCACTTCCTGAGTGCTAGGAAGGAGAGTGCCTGAAGAAATAATCATaacaatataataataatattaattagCAAGTCTTGGAAGCAAGGGCTGTTGCCTTTTAAAAAGAATTGCATGAGAGAAAAGGCCAGGAAAGGAGGCTGCAATGTTCAGTAGTTCAGTCCTTGAGCCCACTGAATTTCCCAGGAGCTCTTGCTTGTCCTACAGAAAGTCATGAGCACAGAGAAGCCTGGAAGCAATACCTGCAGGAGCTCTCTGCCTAGAGCACCATGCAAGCAAAAGCTAGTTTTACTTTAAAGACAGTCATaggaaaatggagagaaaatCCCTTTCCTCTTTATTACTGCCTGCGGAGGACTGTGGGTTTGCTTTGtagggcagcagggcagggcagccacagtgACATCAGCCTGGCCCCTCATGTGACATGAGCTTCATGCCGTACTAGCCAGTGCTGAATAGGGGATTGCACCTCCCACAGCCCTCTCCTTCAGGCAGATCTGCCCTTGAGCGAGCGCATGGTGTGGCTGTTTTAGTGAAGTGCAGTAAGGCTGGGAGGAGAGGCCGGGCAGGGAGGATGGCTTGTGTTCCTGGTGGGTGTTGTGCAGTGGGGTGAAGCACCGGTGCTCAGACACGGCCTAGTTCTAACAAGCTCCCCTGTCTTTGTATAATTGTACATTGTAGTTTATATTTTTGCATCAAGATGCAGCGACTCACAGTGGATCTGGAGAAGAGTGCAACTGAGCTGCCCCCAAAAGTGTTCAACCCACCTTTCAACAGCACCTGCCCAGGTAggggcaccagcagctctgtggactTGGCAGTGGGATGTTGTTCAGGCAGATACGATGTCCAGCACTGACTTTGCCATTTGAGGGAGCAAACCATGTTTGTTATTTTGCTTTCACCACTGTCAGTCAGCAGTGTTTCCACAGCAGCTGCTAAGCCAGTTCCTGAGCtgtgggaaaagggtgggggTTAAACTGAGGTGTAAATGGAATTGAATTGGTTTTGCAATGGGTGCACATCATGACTGTCAGTGTCTCCACtgttttctctgcctgttcATTGCCACCTCAGAGCAGTGTGGTGATCTCAATGGGTAGGGGTGGTAAGAGCTGTACAGTCCTGGGTTTCCTCTGGCTCCTGCAAcagaggaggtgctccagtagCTGCTGGCAGCCAGAGGCACGGGTTGTGTGTCTCTTTCTCCAGACCTTTTAGCAGACCTCAAGGGAACTGTCCAGCTGATCTTCTCCCAATTGCTGAATCTGTTAAAGTGTGTCATTGACCTTAGATATGAATCCAGGAGTGTTGCCCTGGCTGTGGAATTGTGATGTATGTTCATATGTGTTCAGCTGGGATAGACCTCAAAGAGAGGCTCTGGTGAGCCCCAGTTTGGTGCTGTAGCCACCTGAGCCCACCCCAATTTTGTCTTATTGTGCGTCATTCAAGGACTTCCAGCCTCAGCCTCTTTCATGAGCTCTCAAAGGCATTAAAACCCCGGTACACTGAAGAGAGTCCTTGAGCACCCTGTTTGCAAAGCCTTTCTGGTTCTTCtacaaagaggaagaaagacaGTTCTTGAGTGAAGGAGaagagcagctgctctcatcCTCTTCCCAGTGTCTCCAACATTTGCTCATCCCTCTTTCACTTGTGAGGCATCTCAGCATTCAGGCAGAACCCACCTGGTGACCTGCAGAGACTCCCCTTGATTTTAATGGGCTTTTGAGCGAGTCCAAGTTTCACTCAGGTGTTTCCAAGTGATTATGCTGGAGTGAGGCTCCTCAGCTGCTGTTGCAATGGGGATTTGTCATTTTTCAGTTCCACATATGTAAAATCAGGTAACCTGCCTTCCAGAAGCTGAATTTTCTGCTGTCCATTCCTAGGGAAAGATGTCATTCTTGAAAGTGCCCAGCAGTTCCTCCTCGACCATCAGTCCATCTTTGGGAATGACCTCATCAGCTTGCCTGAAAACTCATCACTTTATGTTCCTTCTGAGAATATGGCTTCCTACATGTCCTCTGTGGGTGTCCAAGGGGATATCCCTCTAAACCTGAGTTCTTCAACGGACAACAGCCAGTGATTGAGCTTCCAAGAAACAACAATTCCCTCCCACCCATCCAAGCATCCACAGGTTTGAatgtaaagaaacaaaactgactCAGAAACCCACAAGAGAGCTTCTTTttgtgccctttttttttttttttgagtagaTGGAAATGGTCAGTAGCTGTTGCATTACCCTCCCTGCACCTGGATTTCagtgttttttaaaacaaaatactaCTTCTGGTGCTTGCTCCGAGGGGGAGTGAGAACttgccaggatttttttttccttgaaaatgctttagaaatttcaaatattttaataaaatataagtGAAGAGTAGCTTGAAAGTCCATCTGGGACTTCATAAAATAGTGGTCCTGACTAGTGTCTGTAATGGCAAACTGTTGGATTTTATCGGGGCAGCACAGATTAGCTAAAATGCCTGACCCTTGTTGATGCcgtttttttaataggaaaatagTTCTACATGCCAGTCCAAtgctctaaaaatattttttatccaTTTTCTGGGTTTGATGGGATGCCCTGTACCTCTCCCTGATCCTCCTAGGGTGAGTAGGAACAAGATCTCTTGGGGTATGTAGAAGATTGTTTTCTGAGTGACCCCACCAAGAATGTGCCTCTGGCTCTTAGGGGAGCTACAGACCATCACAGGCTGCAAAACATCCcatgctgagctgagagcatttgttgtttgggatttgttttgccccaaatttgttttctcttacATAAAGGCAGGGCACTCTATAGTTAGAAAAGGGATAGACTTTTCTGCACACACAATTTTCCATGTGCAGAGAAGACTGACTGAGCACGCTCTGGGTTTTGGTGCTGGCTAAGTAAACCACGTCCAGTccaatgttttttttccttggctttGACCTGTTCTATTTCCCCTGAAGATGTGCCTGTTGGTTTATTGATGTATAAAATCTGATTAAACAGTTTAATTGATTGGATCCCCATTTTAGAAGGACTCTCAGCTGCTCAGTGTAGAGAGAGGCAGAAGGGTTAGTCCACCATGTCCCACAAACTTTTCTTCTGTCCTTTGTGCATCTGAGACCAGCCTCAAAGGCTGAACTAACCTTCCCCATCCATGTGGTTTCTGACAACTGAGTTTCTCAACAAAGCAGAGCTTTGTTTTTTATGCTGTAGTTCTAATGAGAACGTATTATTTATCTGAGTATCTGCTACCTGAGTTGCTTTTCCTTAGGAAGGTTACCCAAATGCAGTAGGACAGACCCAGGAAATTCAATTAACTCAGGCCTCCTAAGGGCTTAGACAGGGAGGTTTAAGCTGTGCCAGTATCATTTGAAGAaatgctctgcctgccttcATTGCCATGACAATTCTTGGTTATGAACCGTATTTCTGAGCATTGTGGTCAAGCAGCATCCACCCCACTGTGTAGCTAATCAGTCAGACAAGTGCAGGCTCAAAATCTGCTCAGTAAGATGAGCATTTTTTAAATGGACCTTCCTGTCACAGCCCTTTCCTCCATCCATTTATCACCATGTGAACAAACGTGTTAGTTCAGAAACATTCAGTTTTGAGCACATTTTTGCCCAGCTGATTCCTATGCTGGGAGCTCTGTCACCACCTTGGTGATGTGGTCTGTGCAGGAGTGAGGTTGTGAGAGCTCCTGAATTAATCCTGGCCACTGTTTTTGTGTTCAGGACTAAAGGAAAATTCCAGCAGCCCCCACTGGCCTGGTATTTAGATTATGTGCTTGAGTGTATCCTGGacaaggtttttctttttgacagATTTGTGCTTAGAAAGCTCACCTACATCAGCCCATTTCCACCCTATTTTGCCCTTTCCAGCAATGGAAAGTCATTGAGTTGCACTCTGTTTACTTCTTTTCTCATAGGTAATTGAAAACTGCCTGGTGTCTCCTGACACCGACAGTGTATGTTCAAGATTTACATCCTTCTCTGAACTGCCACACTCTAGGCTGCTGTCATGTTAACACTGAATGTATTGATCCAACAAGGTATTTAAGCACATGCTTAACTTCAAGCTCCTGAGtagttttcctgtatttttatgGAGCCTGTCACATGCTTGAGGTTGGGTGCCCACTTGTGTCTGACTGGATTGTCTGGTTGGGGATGAGAAATGAACCCCGTGGGCAGAGCCAggtgcagctccagcctggctccGTCTCAGGCTGTGTCCTACAGGGCAAGCTCCAGCCTGTGCTCATGGGGAGCAGCCTCTTGGGAGGGTTCGTGGGGTTTTCTTTAGGCTTTTTGCTCTACTATAAACATGAGATTGGAGCTTGATGGTGAGAGAGGAACCTCCAGGAAGAGAATTTGGGAGCCATTCTTGTGAAGAAGGCTTGTGAAGCTTGTGTTCCTCAGCTTTTTACATTGTTAATTTTACTTGAAGGTGATGTGCTGAGACTGCGTTTTTGCACTATGCTGTACATTTGTAAAGTTTTACAGAAGACACTAATTAAacatatttcctttttctcattTAGTCCTGCTTTGGCTTTTCTCTCACTCCTTTTGTCTATCCCttacttcttttctccttcccaagtCCTCAGTGACAAGTGAAAATCAGTTTTGAACATGCAGAAGATTCCCCCATGAGCTCATGTAGGGCCCACTGGGGGGCTGTGGTcactgtgtgcacacacagggGCTGGGGAGACCTCCCACGTAAAACGTGGCAAAGTAAACACAGCTCGGAAAGCTGCTGAATTCTTCCAACTAAAATACCACTCAGGGTGGATATAGCTTGTAAAATCAGGATCACAGTAAAAGAATCTATAGTTCTTGAAACTACTTgatgctctttttttccccgtttgtcctatttttcttgctttcagtGGTAACAGAACTCAAACTTCACTcttggaattattttttaaaatcttttgttTGCAAACATAATGTGGTCCTTTCTGCTTACTTGTTTTTAGTGTAGTAAGCGGAGACCAGGACAGGCACTAAAAAACAGCATGGAAAATGCAAAACCCAAAGCCCTCAAAATAGTCCTTATCCAGCTTTCTGTCAGAAAAGGAAGCAGCTACTTTTTTAGGATGGAACTCATACAGGTTGGTAGCAGCATTTGCAGCTTCCTGAAGAGCAGattcctgtgcctgtgctccACAGGCCCTTGGCTTACCCCCACCTGTCCTGGAGGCCAAGGCTTTTGCCAGCATGTTTTAGCTTGTGCAAGGTGGAAAACGGCTGAAATTGAAAGCAATTGTGTTGTCCTCTCTGAGGGCTTTCACAATTATTTTGTGTTACTGTGAGGTCTGGTTCTCTTGCCACCAGATGGCACCTAAGCCCAGATAATAGGAAATGCATATTTTCAACAAGCCCACAGCAatactttatttctttaaatttgcACACCTACAAGAACTGTTCAATTCTATTTATTACAAATTATTAGAGATGTAtagaaacatgaaaaaagaCATTCACCTAAACTCAAAATCCAGATCCTGAGACACATGTCAATGAAAACCAGTAAAAGTAGCAGATATATTTCATTACAGATGCCCTAAAAGGTAAAATCAGATTTTCTATGCAGGGATGCTATTTCTGCATCTGTTTAGG
This region of Aphelocoma coerulescens isolate FSJ_1873_10779 chromosome 11, UR_Acoe_1.0, whole genome shotgun sequence genomic DNA includes:
- the HSF4 gene encoding heat shock factor protein 4 isoform X2, whose protein sequence is MPSQTWDCCAWCPTGSWQNGTSFHVFDQGRFAKEVLPKYFKHNNMASFVRQLNMYGFRKVVNIEQGGLVKPERDDTEFQHLCFLQGHEHLLEHIKRKVSVVKSEETKMRQEDLSRLLYEVQILRSQQENMECQVQDMKQQNEVLWREVVSLRQNHSQQQKVINKLIQFLFGQLQSSPSSTGIKRKLPLMLDNGISAPPVSKFSRHLSAEPLHDPYFIQSPSTEPASCLNSPAIAGGPIISDVTEASPSNIMNMQSPPENDREKCLMLIKEEPVSPGVKPSVEPDVPLPGCRACSEPPVLPVAMVQSVLEGKGSCGAAPPGTSQPPERRGRRALLDRTDISDPLEGTDWSLEGLQLLLRSQQYSLEPASLLDVFNPNLSLSEWNLTEMEASLPPMQRLTVDLEKSATELPPKVFNPPFNSTCPGKDVILESAQQFLLDHQSIFGNDLISLPENSSLYVPSENMASYMSSVGVQGDIPLNLSSSTDNSQ
- the HSF4 gene encoding heat shock factor protein 4 isoform X3, translating into MASFVRQLNMYGFRKVVNIEQGGLVKPERDDTEFQHLCFLQGHEHLLEHIKRKVSVVKSEETKMRQEDLSRLLYEVQILRSQQENMECQVQDMKQQNEVLWREVVSLRQNHSQQQKVINKLIQFLFGQLQSSPSSTGIKRKLPLMLDNGISAPPVSKFSRHLSAEPLHDPYFIQSPSTEPASCLNSPAIAGGPIISDVTEASPSNIMNMQSPPENDREKCLMLIKEEPVSPGVKPSVEPDVPLPGCRACSEPPVLPVAMVQSVLEGKGSCGAAPPGTSQPPERRGRRALLDRTDISDPLEGTDWSLEGLQLLLRSQQYSLEPASLLDVFNPNLSLSEWNLTEMEASLPPVRDMQRLTVDLEKSATELPPKVFNPPFNSTCPGKDVILESAQQFLLDHQSIFGNDLISLPENSSLYVPSENMASYMSSVGVQGDIPLNLSSSTDNSQ